Proteins encoded within one genomic window of Microbacterium sp. zg-B185:
- a CDS encoding acyltransferase family protein, translating into MPSADHDLGPQHLADPSRPVRREPTDRSPEHAEPSRFLPHVQGLRAIAVLAVVLYHFWPARFSGGYVGVDIFFVISGFLITGHLMRELSATGTVRLGQFWARRARRLLPASLLVLLFCALVAMSPYLTPTSALPNEVREILASTFYVENWYLALNSADYLNHGGEPTSVQHYWSLSLEEQFYVMWPLIMLLAAWVAVKWFRGSRRRAVIIALAAVTVLSFAFCVVFTLTDPAPAYFVTFGRMWQFGIGAMVALVPALRIRNAVASFVLGWAGIAVLVFVIFRFDGQTPFPGYAAALPTLAAAAVIAATNTERWWYPTRLLALRPAQFVGDISYSLYLWHWPLIIIAPSVPFWGLTIYHRVALLGICFLLAWLTKRFVEDPARGWKVLTSRPARVTLWSSLAAMLVVAGAAGGAWAVNAPTYSEGVRAIQELRENPPACFGAAVGMDAVCGGADFGDTILPAPGFAGVDRPADEQCFVQLNNASPVSCEFGSDAPDAPRIALIGDSHAYQLLSTFQRMADENGWHLVTYFKGACPWNTAPLSTPGAFGAACTQWRDGVRAQLADRDLDAVFTAAIATTPYSSAGYDSAHDAAVAGYRDAWGEVLDRGIPVVTVVDNPVWETDPNKCLRTRSLSECDGPRAQLLVADDPLRDAAEGVPGVTLLDFTGVFCGEQLCSPVIGGANVYRDQDHLTVTFADTLAPWYTAALSDALGRGVPSAG; encoded by the coding sequence GTGCCCTCCGCCGATCATGACCTCGGACCGCAGCATCTGGCCGATCCGTCGCGGCCGGTTCGGCGTGAGCCGACCGACCGCTCGCCGGAGCATGCCGAACCGTCGCGGTTCCTCCCGCACGTTCAGGGGCTGCGTGCCATCGCCGTGCTGGCGGTCGTGCTCTACCACTTCTGGCCGGCACGGTTCTCGGGCGGCTACGTCGGCGTGGACATCTTCTTCGTCATCTCCGGGTTCCTGATCACCGGACACCTCATGCGCGAGCTCAGCGCCACCGGCACCGTTCGGCTCGGGCAGTTCTGGGCCCGACGCGCGCGACGCCTGCTGCCGGCATCCCTCCTCGTCCTGCTCTTCTGCGCGCTGGTCGCGATGTCGCCCTACCTGACACCCACTTCGGCCCTGCCGAACGAGGTGCGCGAGATCCTCGCCTCGACCTTCTACGTCGAGAACTGGTACCTGGCCCTGAACTCCGCGGACTACCTGAACCACGGCGGGGAACCGACGTCCGTCCAGCACTACTGGTCACTGTCGCTGGAAGAGCAGTTCTACGTGATGTGGCCGCTGATCATGCTGCTGGCGGCGTGGGTGGCCGTGAAGTGGTTCCGCGGATCGCGTCGCCGCGCGGTCATCATCGCCCTCGCCGCGGTGACCGTGCTGTCCTTCGCCTTCTGCGTGGTCTTCACGCTGACCGATCCGGCACCGGCGTACTTCGTGACGTTCGGTCGGATGTGGCAGTTCGGCATCGGTGCGATGGTCGCCCTGGTTCCGGCGCTGCGGATCCGCAACGCGGTCGCAAGCTTCGTGCTCGGCTGGGCGGGCATCGCCGTCCTCGTCTTCGTGATCTTCCGATTCGACGGACAGACACCCTTCCCCGGGTATGCCGCCGCGCTGCCGACCCTCGCTGCCGCCGCGGTGATCGCGGCGACCAACACCGAGCGGTGGTGGTACCCGACGCGCCTGCTCGCGCTGCGACCCGCTCAATTCGTCGGCGACATCTCCTATTCGCTGTATCTGTGGCACTGGCCGCTGATCATCATCGCCCCGTCGGTGCCCTTCTGGGGGCTGACGATCTATCACCGCGTCGCGCTGCTCGGCATCTGCTTCCTCCTGGCCTGGCTGACCAAGCGGTTCGTTGAGGACCCGGCGCGCGGTTGGAAGGTCCTCACGTCGCGTCCGGCCCGGGTGACGCTGTGGTCCTCGCTGGCCGCGATGCTGGTGGTCGCCGGCGCCGCCGGTGGTGCCTGGGCGGTGAACGCGCCGACCTACAGCGAGGGCGTGCGCGCCATCCAGGAGCTGCGTGAGAACCCGCCGGCGTGCTTCGGTGCAGCGGTCGGGATGGATGCCGTCTGCGGGGGCGCGGACTTCGGCGACACGATTCTGCCGGCACCGGGATTCGCGGGTGTGGACCGTCCCGCCGACGAGCAGTGCTTCGTCCAGCTCAACAACGCCAGCCCGGTCTCGTGCGAGTTCGGCTCCGACGCCCCGGACGCACCGCGCATCGCGCTCATCGGCGACAGCCACGCGTACCAGTTGCTGTCGACCTTCCAGCGCATGGCCGACGAGAACGGGTGGCACCTGGTCACCTACTTCAAGGGCGCATGCCCGTGGAACACCGCGCCGCTGTCCACACCCGGCGCGTTCGGCGCCGCGTGCACGCAGTGGCGCGACGGGGTGCGTGCCCAACTGGCGGACCGCGATCTGGACGCCGTCTTCACGGCGGCGATCGCCACGACCCCGTACTCCTCGGCCGGCTACGACTCCGCACACGACGCCGCGGTGGCCGGCTACCGCGACGCGTGGGGCGAGGTCTTGGACCGCGGCATCCCGGTCGTCACCGTGGTGGACAACCCGGTGTGGGAGACCGATCCGAACAAGTGCCTGCGCACCCGCTCCCTGAGCGAATGCGACGGGCCCCGCGCGCAGCTGCTGGTCGCGGACGATCCCCTGCGGGATGCCGCGGAGGGCGTGCCCGGGGTGACCCTGCTCGATTTCACCGGCGTGTTCTGCGGTGAGCAGCTGTGCTCCCCGGTCATCGGCGGTGCCAACGTCTACCGGGACCAGGACCACCTCACCGTGACCTTCGCCGACACGCTCGCGCCGTGGTACACGGCCGCGCTGAGCGACGCGCTCGGCAGGGGAGTGCCCAGCGCGGGGTGA
- a CDS encoding SDR family oxidoreductase: MSRPVALVTGVGRPQGIGAGIARALAREGWDLALSRWQPADDAIFGADAARGLEAVIADARNAGARIVDIPVDLQYADAAASLFDAAHAELGTVSGLVLSHAWDVESGILDTTVEEFDRHVAVNARAGWLLIRQFAQQADAGGAIVALTSDHTTGNLPYGASKGALDRIVISAARELAPQGISANVLNPGPIDTGWMTDEVRATLTGMQPGGRLGAPADVAEVVAFLVSPRGRWVTGQLLSADGGFSISI; this comes from the coding sequence ATGAGCAGACCGGTCGCGCTGGTCACCGGTGTCGGCCGCCCGCAGGGGATCGGCGCCGGCATCGCGCGGGCACTGGCCCGCGAGGGGTGGGATCTCGCGCTCAGCCGCTGGCAGCCGGCTGACGATGCCATCTTCGGTGCTGACGCGGCCCGGGGCCTCGAGGCCGTGATCGCCGATGCGCGGAATGCCGGCGCGCGGATCGTGGACATCCCGGTCGATCTGCAGTACGCGGATGCCGCGGCATCCCTCTTCGACGCGGCGCATGCTGAGCTCGGCACCGTGTCCGGGCTGGTGCTCTCGCACGCGTGGGACGTGGAGTCCGGGATCCTGGACACCACCGTCGAGGAGTTCGACCGACACGTCGCCGTCAATGCGCGGGCCGGCTGGCTGCTGATCCGGCAGTTCGCGCAGCAGGCCGATGCCGGCGGTGCGATCGTCGCGCTCACCAGCGACCACACCACCGGCAACCTGCCCTACGGGGCCAGCAAGGGCGCGCTGGATCGGATCGTCATCTCGGCCGCTCGCGAACTGGCGCCTCAGGGGATCTCGGCCAACGTGCTCAACCCCGGTCCGATCGACACCGGATGGATGACGGACGAGGTGCGTGCCACGCTGACCGGCATGCAGCCGGGTGGACGCCTGGGCGCACCCGCCGACGTCGCCGAGGTCGTCGCTTTCCTGGTCTCCCCGCGCGGCCGGTGGGTCACCGGTCAGCTGCTCAGCGCGGATGGCGGCTTCTCCATCTCGATCTGA
- the tig gene encoding trigger factor produces MVKSTVEKLTPTRVKLHITVSPDELKSSIAHAYEHIAQDVQIPGFRKGKVPAPIIDQRVGRTAVLEHAVSEGLDTFYREAVEANELRVLGRPSADVVEWPNEKDFAGDLQVEVEVDVRPDFELPDFAGTTIEVDAVEVDEAAIDEELDRLRARFGTLVTVDRPATTGDFVELNLVATIDGTEIDRAEGVSYEIGSGELLEGIDEAIDSLTAGEETTFRSTLIGGDHAGEEAEVAVVVTAVKERELPEADDDFAQIASEFDTLAELRESLKDRVAQQSTFTQGSAARDKLVEQLLTQVEIPVPPKLIEDEVHTHLEGENRLEDDVHRAEVTEASEKQFRTQMLLDAIAENLNVSVSQDELTQYLVQSAAQYGMAPQEFIEALQQNNQLPSLVGEVARNKALAVALGKVNVVDTNGAPVDLTGFVSVEDEAAAEEQVLEEAEEIADAAAEADAVIEAEEAPAKPAKKAAAKKAPAKKKAAE; encoded by the coding sequence ATGGTCAAAAGCACCGTCGAGAAGCTCACCCCCACCCGGGTGAAGCTGCACATCACGGTTTCGCCGGATGAGCTCAAGTCGAGCATCGCTCACGCATACGAGCACATCGCGCAGGACGTGCAGATTCCGGGGTTCCGAAAGGGCAAGGTCCCCGCTCCGATCATCGATCAGCGCGTCGGCCGAACCGCCGTGCTCGAGCACGCGGTCAGTGAAGGCCTGGACACCTTCTACCGTGAGGCCGTCGAGGCCAACGAGCTGCGCGTCCTCGGCCGTCCGAGCGCCGACGTCGTGGAGTGGCCGAACGAGAAGGACTTCGCCGGCGACCTGCAGGTCGAGGTCGAGGTGGATGTCCGCCCCGACTTCGAGCTCCCGGACTTCGCGGGCACCACGATCGAGGTCGACGCCGTCGAGGTCGACGAGGCCGCCATCGACGAGGAGCTGGACCGCCTCCGCGCCCGCTTCGGCACGCTGGTGACCGTGGACCGGCCGGCCACGACCGGCGACTTCGTGGAGCTCAACCTGGTCGCCACCATCGACGGCACCGAGATCGACCGCGCCGAGGGCGTCTCGTACGAGATCGGATCCGGCGAGCTGCTGGAGGGCATCGACGAGGCCATCGACTCGCTCACCGCGGGTGAAGAGACGACCTTCCGCTCCACGCTCATCGGCGGCGACCACGCCGGCGAGGAGGCCGAGGTGGCCGTCGTGGTCACGGCCGTCAAGGAGCGCGAGCTGCCCGAGGCCGACGACGACTTCGCGCAGATCGCCAGCGAGTTCGACACCCTCGCCGAGCTGCGCGAGAGCCTGAAGGATCGTGTGGCGCAGCAGTCCACCTTCACCCAGGGATCGGCCGCCCGCGACAAGCTCGTGGAGCAGCTGCTCACGCAGGTCGAGATCCCCGTGCCGCCGAAGCTGATCGAGGACGAGGTGCACACCCACCTCGAAGGCGAGAACCGCCTCGAGGACGACGTGCACCGCGCCGAGGTCACCGAGGCCAGCGAGAAGCAGTTCCGCACGCAGATGCTGCTGGACGCGATCGCGGAGAACCTCAACGTGTCGGTCTCGCAGGACGAGCTGACGCAGTACCTCGTGCAGTCCGCCGCGCAGTACGGGATGGCGCCGCAGGAGTTCATCGAGGCGCTGCAGCAGAACAACCAGCTTCCGTCGCTGGTCGGCGAGGTCGCCCGCAACAAGGCACTGGCCGTCGCGCTGGGCAAGGTCAACGTCGTGGACACGAACGGCGCCCCGGTCGACCTGACCGGCTTCGTATCGGTCGAGGACGAGGCCGCCGCCGAGGAGCAGGTCCTCGAGGAGGCTGAGGAGATCGCGGACGCCGCTGCCGAGGCGGACGCCGTGATCGAGGCCGAGGAAGCACCCGCGAAGCCGGCCAAGAAGGCTGCGGCCAAGAAGGCTCCGGCCAAGAAGAAGGCCGCAGAGTAA
- a CDS encoding KTSC domain-containing protein, giving the protein MRRAHVDSSALASVGYDPQTAELEIEFVSGDVYRYFAVPARVHRDLLAAASKGRFFRDRIRDRYPAQRVRPR; this is encoded by the coding sequence ATGAGGCGGGCGCACGTCGACTCCTCCGCCCTCGCGTCGGTCGGCTACGACCCGCAGACTGCGGAACTGGAGATCGAATTCGTCAGCGGTGACGTGTACCGCTACTTCGCGGTGCCCGCGCGCGTGCACCGCGACCTGCTCGCCGCCGCCAGCAAAGGCCGCTTCTTCCGCGACCGCATCCGCGATCGCTACCCAGCGCAGCGTGTGCGCCCGCGCTGA
- a CDS encoding gamma carbonic anhydrase family protein yields MTVSSQASVLPFGDATPDTAETSFVAAGARVIGAVTLHEGASVWYNAVLRADGDSITVGAGSNIQDNVSVHVDRGHPVVIGENVSVGHNAVVHGCTIGDGCLIGMGSVILSGAVIGEGCLVAGGAVVLEGAIIPAGSLVAGVPAKVRRELTAEERESILRNADGYRTHSVRHAEAESGA; encoded by the coding sequence ATGACCGTCTCCTCGCAGGCCTCCGTCCTTCCCTTCGGCGACGCAACGCCCGACACCGCAGAGACCTCGTTCGTCGCCGCCGGTGCGCGCGTGATCGGGGCCGTGACCCTCCACGAGGGCGCCAGCGTCTGGTACAACGCGGTCCTGCGCGCCGACGGCGACAGCATCACGGTGGGTGCCGGCAGCAACATCCAGGACAACGTCTCCGTCCACGTCGACCGCGGCCACCCGGTCGTCATCGGCGAGAACGTGTCGGTCGGGCACAACGCGGTGGTCCACGGCTGCACGATCGGCGACGGCTGCCTGATCGGGATGGGCAGCGTCATCCTCTCCGGAGCGGTGATCGGCGAGGGCTGTTTGGTGGCCGGCGGCGCGGTGGTGCTCGAAGGGGCGATCATCCCGGCCGGATCGCTGGTCGCCGGCGTCCCGGCCAAGGTGCGGCGGGAGCTGACCGCCGAAGAGCGGGAGAGCATCCTGCGCAATGCCGACGGATACCGCACCCACAGCGTCCGCCACGCCGAGGCCGAGTCCGGCGCATGA
- a CDS encoding DUF72 domain-containing protein has protein sequence MASGTFDTEPGRVRVGISGWRYPSWRGDFYPRGLVQRRELEFVGQRMSTLEVNGSFYSLQRPESYRRWVQSVPEDFVFAVKGSRYITHMMRLRNIDTAMANFLASGVLALGRQLGPILWQLPERLAYDPDGLEAFLAGLPRTTGAALALARGHDERLDGRSWLAIDADLPIRHALEPRSATFEDPALIAQLRRHQVALTVADTAGRWPAFGEVTADFVYVRLHGAQDLYTSGYTDAELDAWAARIAGWAGGSGPPDGQPRDVYVYFDNDAHGHAPHDALALAERVGDRGEVELR, from the coding sequence ATGGCGTCTGGGACATTCGACACTGAGCCCGGACGCGTGCGCGTCGGGATCTCGGGATGGCGGTACCCGTCGTGGCGGGGAGATTTCTATCCGCGCGGCCTCGTACAACGCCGCGAACTGGAGTTCGTCGGTCAGCGCATGTCGACGCTCGAGGTCAACGGGTCGTTCTACTCGCTGCAGCGGCCGGAGAGTTACCGGCGATGGGTGCAGTCCGTTCCGGAGGACTTCGTGTTCGCGGTGAAGGGCTCCCGCTACATCACGCACATGATGCGGCTGCGCAACATCGACACCGCCATGGCGAACTTCCTGGCCTCGGGCGTGCTCGCCCTGGGCAGGCAGTTGGGACCGATCCTCTGGCAGCTGCCCGAGCGTCTCGCCTACGACCCGGACGGCCTGGAGGCCTTCCTCGCCGGCCTTCCGCGCACTACCGGCGCCGCCCTCGCGCTCGCCCGAGGCCACGACGAGCGGCTGGACGGCCGCTCCTGGCTGGCCATCGACGCAGACCTCCCGATCCGGCACGCGCTCGAACCGCGCTCGGCGACCTTCGAGGACCCCGCCCTGATCGCGCAGCTGCGTCGCCACCAGGTCGCGCTGACGGTCGCCGACACCGCCGGAAGGTGGCCCGCGTTCGGCGAGGTCACCGCCGACTTCGTCTATGTGCGCCTGCACGGCGCTCAGGATCTGTACACCAGCGGATACACGGATGCCGAACTCGACGCGTGGGCGGCACGCATCGCCGGTTGGGCCGGCGGATCGGGCCCCCCGGACGGGCAGCCCCGCGACGTGTACGTGTACTTCGACAACGACGCGCACGGGCACGCCCCCCACGATGCGCTGGCCCTCGCCGAGCGGGTCGGTGACCGCGGGGAGGTCGAGCTGCGATGA